Genomic window (Spartobacteria bacterium):
GTCGTCGGTGACTCATGACGCAACCGCCGCTGTATTTCCGCTACCGGATGACCGGCCCGATAAAGCTCCACCGCGACCAAGTGCCGAATCCCCTTAAAGCCAAAATAGGGAACTTCTGCAGCAGAACATCGACGAAGCATCCAATGGTCATAATCCTTGATTGGCACGCCTTCATCAGGATCGCAGAACACACGATCCGCAGGACGACCAAAGCAGCTCTGTAAGCGCAACTTTTTCAGATCAAGCGTCAATTCTTCAGGAATCCGCAACCAATGATAGCGCCACTGACCGCTTCTCCCTTTTCTCGATGATAGCCTGATCAAATTTTCGTCAAAACGGACATCATCCCACACAATCCGAACCAATTCATCAGCCCGAGCAGCAGTGTAAAAATAAGTGCGGAGTAACACTTGATCAAGGAAATCACAGCTTTGGACCAACTTCCAAAAATCATCAAGGCTAGGCACCAAAAGAGGCTTAGAAAAGCCCTTGTGATAGTCCTCGATGTCCTGAAACGGATTCTTTCCAGGAAGACCCAAGATTTGAACACCCCACTTCCAAGCCTCAGCCAAATGCTTCCGCGTGCGGTTCGCACGATCTCCGGACACCTCGCAGGCGATCCGGTCGAGATGCTTGATTACATCGGCATGAGTCAGCGAAGCGCACGGCATCAACGGGTCCACATCCTGTAAAAACCGTTGAAAGGTCCTCTTCTTCTCGTCTGATGACCCCAGATTCCGCG
Coding sequences:
- a CDS encoding site-specific integrase, whose product is MPLKRKSGGKTVWSARITLPNGKRKEKICSSKKAALEWEIRMKEKISSILSQGTACGEWLDRRYENCLSRNLGSSDEKKRTFQRFLQDVDPLMPCASLTHADVIKHLDRIACEVSGDRANRTRKHLAEAWKWGVQILGLPGKNPFQDIEDYHKGFSKPLLVPSLDDFWKLVQSCDFLDQVLLRTYFYTAARADELVRIVWDDVRFDENLIRLSSRKGRSGQWRYHWLRIPEELTLDLKKLRLQSCFGRPADRVFCDPDEGVPIKDYDHWMLRRCSAAEVPYFGFKGIRHLVAVELYRAGHPVAEIQRRLRHESPTTTERYLRSLGLEVGAVEVIETLGNLEKKGELKGELKKGLAGS